The Deltaproteobacteria bacterium genome includes a region encoding these proteins:
- a CDS encoding 30S ribosomal protein S12 codes for MPTINQLVRKGRKKAKKKVKTPALQGCPQKRGVCIRVYTSTPKKPNSALRKVARVRLTNGIEVTSYIPGVGHNLQEHSVVMIRGGRVKDLPGVRYHIIRGTMDTAGVDDRRQGRSKYGAKKPKSI; via the coding sequence ATGCCGACCATCAATCAACTTGTAAGGAAGGGCCGAAAAAAGGCGAAGAAGAAAGTCAAGACACCGGCGCTGCAGGGTTGTCCACAAAAGAGGGGTGTATGTATAAGGGTTTATACGTCGACACCCAAGAAGCCCAACTCGGCTCTCAGGAAGGTGGCCAGGGTGAGGCTGACAAACGGCATCGAGGTGACCTCCTATATTCCGGGGGTGGGGCACAATCTTCAAGAACACTCCGTGGTCATGATTCGGGGCGGGCGCGTGAAGGATCTCCCCGGTGTGAGGTATCATATCATAAGGGGAACCATGGATACGGCCGGAGTGGATGACCGGCGTCAAGGACGGTCCAAGTACGGCGCAAAAAAACCGAAAAGTATCTAA
- the rpsG gene encoding 30S ribosomal protein S7: MPRKRTVIKRRIMPDPVYKSELAAKFINSLMKEGKKSVAQSILYSAFDLIRERTKEDPLSVFHKALNNVKPVVEVKSRRVGGSTYQVPTEVRPSRSQALSIRWIISFARARGEKSMAAKLAGELMDAANGRGASIKKKEDTHRMAEANKAFAHYRW, translated from the coding sequence ATGCCAAGGAAAAGAACGGTCATTAAACGGAGGATCATGCCCGATCCGGTTTACAAGAGTGAGTTGGCGGCAAAGTTCATCAATTCTCTCATGAAGGAAGGGAAAAAGAGCGTCGCGCAGTCGATCCTTTATTCGGCCTTTGATTTGATAAGGGAGAGGACCAAAGAGGACCCGCTGAGTGTCTTTCACAAGGCCCTGAACAATGTAAAGCCCGTCGTAGAGGTGAAATCCAGACGGGTCGGGGGTTCCACCTATCAGGTGCCCACAGAAGTGAGACCATCCCGTAGTCAGGCCCTGAGTATCAGGTGGATCATCTCATTTGCGAGGGCCCGGGGGGAAAAAAGTATGGCGGCAAAGCTGGCGGGAGAACTCATGGACGCTGCCAACGGCAGAGGGGCTTCCATCAAGAAAAAGGAAGACACCCATAGGATGGCTGAAGCGAACAAGGCTTTTGCGCATTATCGCTGGTAA
- a CDS encoding elongation factor Tu produces the protein MSKKKFERTKPHVNVGTIGHIDHGKTTLTAA, from the coding sequence ATGTCGAAGAAGAAGTTTGAGAGGACGAAGCCGCATGTAAACGTGGGGACGATAGGGCATATAGATCACGGGAAGACGACGCTGACGGCGGCGAT